One region of Prosthecobacter dejongeii genomic DNA includes:
- a CDS encoding AAA family ATPase, translating into MPAFPKLFQNLKTELQKSIVGYDALLTDVLVAIFSGGHVLLEGVPGLGKTFLVRTLSQVIGLEPGRVQCTPDLMPADILGTHIVNENDQGRRMMFFEKGPVFKNLLLVDEINRATPKTQAALLEVMQERCVTTGGERHMLPEPFFVLATQNPMEMEGTYPLPEAQLDRFMFKIKVPFPDLDSLVEISRRTTAFTEPTLNAILTGTDLMKMQRELAEVPVAEPVARYASQLILGTHPETPGVLPEIQRFVSYGASPRGLQSLIKGARVWAAVHGSTAVSTDDIRAIAHVSLRHRIILNFEGEAQQIKVDDIITKVLDQVKTPAQKAS; encoded by the coding sequence ATGCCCGCCTTTCCCAAACTCTTCCAAAACCTCAAGACCGAGCTGCAAAAGTCCATCGTCGGTTACGATGCCCTGCTGACGGATGTCCTCGTGGCCATCTTCTCCGGCGGCCACGTCCTGCTCGAGGGCGTGCCCGGCCTGGGCAAGACCTTTCTCGTCCGCACCCTTTCCCAGGTCATCGGCCTGGAGCCTGGCCGTGTGCAATGTACGCCCGACCTCATGCCTGCGGATATCCTGGGCACCCACATCGTCAATGAAAACGATCAGGGCCGCCGCATGATGTTTTTTGAAAAAGGCCCCGTGTTCAAAAACCTGCTGCTGGTGGATGAGATCAACCGTGCTACCCCCAAGACCCAGGCAGCCCTCCTGGAAGTCATGCAGGAACGCTGCGTCACCACCGGTGGCGAGCGCCACATGCTGCCCGAGCCCTTCTTTGTCCTCGCCACCCAGAACCCCATGGAGATGGAAGGCACCTACCCCCTACCCGAGGCTCAGCTCGACCGTTTCATGTTCAAGATCAAGGTCCCCTTCCCCGATCTCGATTCTCTGGTGGAAATCTCCCGCCGCACCACCGCCTTCACCGAGCCCACGCTGAACGCTATCCTCACCGGCACCGACCTCATGAAAATGCAGCGCGAGCTGGCCGAGGTGCCCGTGGCCGAGCCCGTGGCCCGCTACGCCTCCCAGCTCATCCTCGGCACCCACCCAGAGACTCCTGGCGTGCTGCCGGAGATCCAGCGTTTTGTCTCCTACGGAGCCAGCCCCCGTGGCCTCCAGAGCCTCATCAAAGGTGCCCGCGTCTGGGCCGCTGTGCATGGCAGCACTGCCGTCTCCACTGACGACATCCGCGCCATCGCCCACGTCTCCCTCCGCCACCGCATCATCCTGAATTTCGAAGGCGAAGCCCAGCAGATCAAAGTGGACGACATCATCACCAAAGTTCTGGATCAAGTGAAAACACCCGCCCAGAAGGCGTCGTGA
- a CDS encoding phage tail tape measure protein gives MTSEPLPPATFAPVARQVRRRVWLRRWLGWLGRTVWTVSGLLLIVIVTLLTLGGSGAAIWGSLFFGLWIFGSAALATWRMPGPYSALAFWDSQTGRREAFASAWWFEQQQTRTATEEGHLQQQREVLPQARKSLAQDLPLPLFKRWLELPMVLLLLLHSIPLVQSRSDEIPLDPAMQAAAKAEADKLAKTDWDKKNLAGLEESEKVDLEKLKENLKATAASLENAKGQDARQVMSDLERRAREAEKLAERLANDKEAWASDKLVEALRTHADTADLGDAVAAKNAAQAAKSADALADQLKSPQLPEAARERLKETLDDIEKASDKEDRTRTVGQHVLQAGDEMNQGKPAAAGGEFEKLANQMRDIALREKSREELEKLAQQLRDAGSNIAGQNEAGGMQKMNAAAGDTPQSKSGQTPQVGQTPAGQQGQQQALQPPGLGQPNQGQSMQPQQNPGQQGQGQPQQMQVGQMGQPGQPGQPGQQGEQGTPMLMAPVPGQKPGDKPPDMLILGGPPGDPSDGTPNINLSIPGGRDPGVGKADLKADPTAKQDTTNSTVVNAQQNSEGQSSTRAVEGGTRQESATRNATQTAVEFLQAEEEALDDSALPPSRREQVRRYFNELRRRFEKQP, from the coding sequence ATGACTTCTGAACCCCTTCCTCCTGCCACCTTCGCGCCTGTTGCGCGGCAGGTGCGGCGTCGGGTGTGGTTGCGGCGCTGGCTGGGCTGGCTGGGGCGCACGGTGTGGACGGTCAGCGGCCTGCTGCTCATCGTCATCGTCACCCTGCTCACGCTGGGCGGTTCAGGGGCCGCCATCTGGGGCAGCCTCTTTTTTGGCCTGTGGATTTTCGGCAGTGCCGCGCTGGCTACCTGGAGAATGCCGGGACCATACAGCGCCCTCGCTTTTTGGGATTCCCAGACGGGCCGCCGCGAAGCCTTTGCCAGCGCGTGGTGGTTTGAGCAGCAACAGACTCGCACCGCCACCGAAGAGGGTCATTTGCAGCAGCAGCGTGAGGTTTTGCCCCAAGCCCGAAAGAGCCTCGCCCAGGACCTGCCGCTGCCGCTTTTCAAACGCTGGCTGGAGCTTCCTATGGTCCTGCTTCTCCTCCTCCACAGCATCCCCTTGGTGCAAAGCCGAAGCGACGAAATCCCCCTCGACCCCGCCATGCAGGCCGCCGCGAAAGCCGAGGCTGACAAGCTGGCAAAAACGGATTGGGACAAGAAAAACCTCGCCGGACTGGAAGAGAGTGAAAAGGTCGACCTGGAGAAGCTGAAGGAAAACCTGAAAGCCACTGCTGCTAGCCTGGAGAATGCCAAGGGCCAAGATGCCCGCCAAGTGATGTCCGATCTGGAGCGCCGCGCCCGCGAGGCGGAGAAACTGGCGGAACGGCTGGCCAACGACAAAGAGGCCTGGGCCTCCGACAAGCTCGTCGAAGCCCTGCGCACCCATGCCGATACCGCTGATCTAGGCGATGCCGTGGCCGCCAAAAACGCCGCCCAGGCCGCCAAGTCCGCCGATGCCTTGGCGGATCAGCTCAAGTCCCCACAATTGCCCGAAGCCGCCCGCGAACGCCTGAAGGAGACGCTGGATGACATCGAGAAAGCCTCTGACAAGGAAGACCGCACGCGCACCGTAGGCCAGCACGTGCTGCAGGCAGGCGACGAGATGAACCAGGGCAAGCCCGCTGCGGCTGGCGGCGAATTTGAAAAACTGGCTAACCAAATGCGTGACATAGCCCTACGTGAAAAATCCCGCGAGGAACTGGAAAAACTGGCTCAACAACTCCGCGATGCCGGCAGCAACATCGCCGGGCAGAATGAAGCCGGCGGCATGCAGAAGATGAATGCTGCTGCGGGCGACACCCCACAGTCAAAGTCAGGGCAGACACCGCAGGTCGGCCAAACTCCCGCCGGACAACAAGGCCAGCAACAGGCCCTGCAACCTCCTGGCTTGGGCCAGCCCAATCAGGGCCAGTCCATGCAGCCGCAGCAAAACCCTGGCCAGCAGGGGCAAGGTCAGCCCCAGCAAATGCAGGTGGGCCAGATGGGGCAGCCTGGACAGCCAGGTCAACCCGGCCAGCAGGGCGAACAAGGAACGCCCATGCTCATGGCCCCCGTCCCAGGACAAAAACCGGGCGACAAACCGCCCGACATGCTCATTCTCGGCGGCCCTCCGGGCGATCCCAGCGATGGCACCCCCAACATCAATCTCTCCATCCCCGGCGGGCGCGATCCTGGAGTGGGCAAGGCCGATCTGAAAGCCGACCCCACCGCCAAGCAGGACACGACCAACAGTACCGTCGTCAATGCCCAGCAAAACAGCGAGGGCCAGTCCAGCACCCGCGCCGTGGAAGGTGGCACCCGCCAGGAATCCGCCACCCGCAACGCAACCCAGACCGCTGTCGAATTTCTCCAGGCCGAAGAAGAGGCCCTGGATGACTCCGCCCTGCCTCCCAGCCGCCGCGAGCAGGTGCGCCGTTACTTCAACGAACTCCGCCGCCGCTTCGAAAAACAGCCCTGA
- a CDS encoding DUF6896 domain-containing protein, producing MHPGLIQVIRAFRSAQDLAVITLNERLGVPLPSSNLEWAKSCHQMELPKLGESIGIQIRPHGYGVEMKFPSISVDFDWGELGEGNGFDTWRLWKHCKENRIFLNFMTYDLLEIRVRKAWEDSELVGDRLLYYLPEER from the coding sequence ATGCACCCCGGTCTAATCCAAGTCATTAGAGCTTTCAGGTCGGCCCAAGATCTCGCGGTGATTACTTTGAACGAGCGTCTTGGTGTTCCCTTACCCAGCTCAAACCTTGAATGGGCAAAGTCCTGCCATCAGATGGAACTTCCAAAGTTGGGAGAGAGCATTGGCATCCAAATTCGTCCACATGGTTATGGAGTCGAAATGAAATTCCCAAGCATCTCCGTTGACTTCGATTGGGGCGAGTTGGGGGAGGGAAACGGATTTGATACCTGGCGTCTGTGGAAGCATTGCAAAGAAAATAGGATCTTCCTGAATTTCATGACTTACGACTTGCTCGAAATTCGCGTCCGAAAGGCCTGGGAAGACTCAGAACTTGTCGGTGACCGTTTACTTTATTATTTACCGGAAGAGCGGTAG